A genomic region of Raphanus sativus cultivar WK10039 chromosome 6, ASM80110v3, whole genome shotgun sequence contains the following coding sequences:
- the LOC108808407 gene encoding secreted RxLR effector protein 161-like: MSCTNKICKDEDGEPVYTKVYREMIGSLLYLTASRPDLNLSVGICARYQAKPRKSYLEANKQIIRYVKGTANLGIYYSKESNGNLVRYCDANWAGSVNDQKSTSGGCFFLGNSLVAWLSKKQNYVSLSTTEAEYIAIGSCYMQLMWTKEMSADYGIDTGSFLVYRDN, from the coding sequence ATGAGTTGCACCAATAAGATCTGCAAGGATGAAGATGGTGAACCAGTTTACACAAAGGTGTATAGAGAAATGATTGGTAGCCTGCTATATCTCACAGCTAGCCGACCTGATCTAAATCTGAGTGTGGGGATATGTGCTAGATATCAAGCGAAACCAAGGAAGTCTTATCTTGAGGCAAATAAGCAAATCATTCGGTACGTCAAAGGCACCGCCAACCTTGGGATTTACTACTCAAAAGAGTCAAATGGAAACCTTGTTCGATACTGTGATGCAAATTGGGCCGGAAGTGTAAATGATCAGAAAAGCACCAGTGGAGGATGTTTCTTTCTCGGGAACAGTCTGGTGGCATGGCTAAGTAAGAAGCAGAATTATGTGTCATTATCTACAACAGAGGCAGAGTATATTGCTATTGGAAGTTGCTACATGCAGCTGATGTGGACCAAGGAAATGTCTGCTGACTACGGAATAGACACTGGATCATTTCTGGTCTACCGTGACAACTAG
- the LOC108808406 gene encoding secreted RxLR effector protein 161-like, whose amino-acid sequence MSCTNKICKDEDGEPVYTKVYREMIGSLLYLTASRPDLNLSVGICARYQAKPRKSYLEANKQIIRYVKGTANLGIYYSKESNGNLVRYCDANWAGSVNDRKSTSGGCFFLGNSLVAWLSKKQNYVSLSTTEAEYIAIGSCYMQLMWTKEMSADYGIDTGSFLVYRDN is encoded by the coding sequence ATGAGTTGCACCAATAAGATCTGCAAGGATGAAGATGGTGAACCAGTTTACACAAAGGTGTATAGAGAAATGATTGGTAGCCTGCTATATCTCACAGCTAGCCGACCTGATCTAAATCTGAGTGTGGGGATATGTGCTAGATATCAAGCGAAACCAAGGAAGTCTTATCTTGAGGCAAATAAGCAAATCATTCGGTACGTCAAAGGCACCGCCAACCTTGGGATTTACTACTCAAAAGAGTCAAATGGAAACCTTGTTCGATACTGTGATGCAAATTGGGCCGGAAGTGTAAATGATCGGAAAAGCACCAGTGGAGGATGTTTCTTTCTCGGGAACAGTCTGGTGGCATGGCTAAGTAAGAAGCAGAATTATGTGTCATTATCTACAACAGAGGCAGAGTATATTGCTATTGGAAGTTGCTACATGCAGCTGATGTGGACCAAGGAAATGTCTGCTGACTACGGAATAGACACTGGATCATTTCTGGTCTACCGTGACAACTAG